Proteins encoded in a region of the Streptomyces sp. NBC_00258 genome:
- the lysA gene encoding diaminopimelate decarboxylase, producing the protein MTTLHEPAVTSGADDLSVWPASTARHDRGDLAVGGVSLAEIADRFGTPVYILDEGEVRARCRTYRDAFPEAEVLYAAKAFLCRAMAHWVEEEGLGLDVCSAGELELAVTTGFPPQRIVLHGNAKSPHDLETALRLGIGRIVIDSPSEIARLAAAVGPGGHQKVMVRVVPGISAGGHEKIRTGTDDQKFGLTLTDGHAQHTIARILDQPQLELTGLHCHLGSQITSVKPYLAAVRRMVGLMARLRDAHGVVLPELDLGGGHGIAYRPGEEALDLTTLARKVRAELVESCAAAGLPVPRLLIEPGRAIAGPAGLALYHVLAVKRTAEHTFVAVDGGMSDNPRPALYGVRYSPRLIARRSTAEPAPVTVVGRHCEAGDILASDVRLPGDVHPGDLLAVPVAGAYHLSMASGYNLVGRPPVVAVDRGHARLLVRRESLEDIRSRDVGL; encoded by the coding sequence ATGACCACTCTGCACGAGCCCGCCGTCACCTCCGGCGCCGACGACCTGTCGGTGTGGCCCGCCTCCACCGCCCGGCACGACCGGGGAGACCTCGCCGTCGGCGGCGTTTCCCTCGCCGAGATCGCCGACCGCTTCGGCACTCCCGTCTACATACTCGACGAGGGCGAGGTCCGTGCACGCTGCCGCACCTACCGGGACGCCTTCCCCGAGGCCGAAGTCCTCTACGCGGCCAAGGCGTTCCTGTGCCGTGCCATGGCCCACTGGGTCGAGGAGGAGGGCCTCGGTCTGGACGTGTGCTCCGCCGGTGAGCTGGAACTCGCCGTCACCACCGGCTTCCCGCCCCAGCGGATCGTGCTGCACGGCAACGCCAAGTCGCCGCACGACCTGGAGACCGCGCTGCGCCTGGGCATCGGACGCATCGTGATCGACAGCCCGTCGGAGATCGCGCGGCTCGCGGCGGCGGTCGGCCCCGGCGGACACCAGAAGGTGATGGTGCGGGTCGTCCCCGGCATCAGCGCCGGCGGCCACGAGAAGATCCGAACGGGCACGGACGACCAGAAGTTCGGCCTGACCCTCACTGACGGCCACGCCCAGCACACCATCGCCCGCATCCTCGACCAGCCCCAACTGGAACTCACCGGCCTGCACTGCCACTTGGGCTCGCAGATCACCAGCGTCAAGCCGTATCTCGCGGCCGTACGACGCATGGTGGGGCTGATGGCACGCCTGCGCGACGCCCACGGTGTCGTACTGCCCGAGCTGGACCTGGGCGGCGGTCACGGCATCGCCTACCGGCCGGGGGAGGAGGCACTCGACCTCACGACACTGGCCCGCAAGGTGCGCGCCGAACTCGTCGAGAGCTGCGCCGCCGCAGGGCTGCCGGTCCCGCGGCTGCTGATCGAGCCCGGGCGCGCCATCGCCGGACCGGCCGGTCTCGCGCTCTATCACGTGCTCGCGGTGAAGCGGACCGCCGAACACACCTTCGTGGCCGTGGACGGCGGGATGAGCGACAACCCGCGCCCCGCGCTGTACGGAGTGCGGTACTCGCCCCGGCTGATCGCACGCCGCTCCACCGCGGAGCCGGCCCCGGTGACCGTGGTCGGCCGGCACTGCGAGGCGGGCGACATCCTCGCCTCGGACGTCCGACTGCCCGGCGACGTGCACCCGGGCGACCTGCTGGCCGTGCCGGTGGCCGGTGCGTACCACCTCTCCATGGCCTCGGGCTACAACCTGGTCGGACGCCCGCCCGTGGTGGCCGTCGACCGCGGCCACGCCCGGCTCCTCGTCCGCCGGGAGTCGCTGGAGGACATCCGCAGCCGGGACGTCGGCCTGTAG
- a CDS encoding magnesium and cobalt transport protein CorA, producing MISNLSRAVRRAYRRTVDLSHPARSPLGSAVVNCVVYREGGRQPGDWEPDEAIRRARKGRGGFVWIGLHEPTNEEFAGLAKLFGLHPLAVEDAVHAHQRPKVERYDDTLFAVFKTVRYVEHEQLTATSEVVDTGELMVFIGRDFVITIRHGNHGSLGPLREALESLPDQLAKGPSAVLHAIADHVVDDYLEVTDAVQHDIEAVETAVFAEHTARGDAGQIYQLKRELLELKRAVVPLARPLQILAHEPPAALSPDIQPYFRDVADHLARATEQINAFDGLLDSILQAHLAQVTVAQNEDMRKITAWAATVAVPTMICGLYGMNFDHMPELHWTYGYPLVLGVIATLCFVIHRGFRRNGWL from the coding sequence ATGATCAGCAACCTGAGCAGAGCGGTGCGCCGCGCCTACCGCCGCACCGTGGATCTCAGCCATCCCGCCCGTTCCCCGCTCGGCAGCGCGGTGGTGAACTGCGTGGTCTACCGCGAGGGCGGACGGCAGCCCGGCGACTGGGAACCGGACGAGGCGATCCGACGGGCCCGCAAGGGCAGGGGCGGCTTCGTCTGGATCGGACTGCACGAACCGACGAACGAGGAGTTCGCGGGCCTCGCCAAGCTCTTCGGTCTCCACCCGCTGGCCGTCGAGGACGCCGTGCACGCCCATCAGCGGCCGAAGGTGGAGCGGTACGACGACACGCTGTTCGCCGTCTTCAAGACCGTGCGCTACGTCGAGCACGAGCAGCTCACCGCGACCAGTGAGGTGGTGGACACCGGCGAGTTGATGGTCTTCATCGGCCGCGACTTCGTGATCACCATCCGGCACGGCAACCACGGCTCCCTGGGCCCACTCCGCGAAGCCCTGGAGAGCCTGCCGGACCAGCTCGCGAAAGGGCCCTCCGCCGTGCTGCACGCCATCGCGGACCATGTGGTCGACGACTATCTTGAGGTCACGGACGCCGTACAGCACGACATAGAGGCAGTCGAGACCGCCGTCTTCGCCGAGCACACCGCGCGTGGCGACGCCGGCCAGATCTACCAGCTCAAGCGGGAACTCCTGGAGCTCAAACGGGCCGTGGTCCCGCTGGCCCGCCCCCTGCAGATCCTCGCCCACGAGCCGCCGGCGGCCCTCTCCCCGGACATCCAGCCGTACTTCCGCGACGTCGCCGACCATCTCGCCCGCGCCACCGAGCAGATCAACGCCTTCGACGGGCTGCTCGACTCGATCCTCCAGGCCCACCTCGCGCAGGTCACCGTCGCCCAGAACGAGGACATGCGAAAAATCACGGCCTGGGCCGCCACCGTCGCCGTCCCCACCATGATCTGCGGCCTCTACGGCATGAACTTCGACCACATGCCCGAACTGCACTGGACGTACGGCTACCCCCTGGTCCTCGGCGTCATCGCCACCCTCTGCTTCGTCATCCACCGGGGCTTCAGGCGCAACGGCTGGCTCTGA
- a CDS encoding alpha/beta fold hydrolase, whose translation MGTFTTSDGTEIFYKDWGTGQPVVFSHGWPLNADAWDGQARLVADNGFRAVAHDRRGHGRSGQPWQGNHMDQYADDLAELLDGLELTDVVLVGHSTGGGEVTRYIGRHGTARVAKVVLLGAVPPLMLKTDANPEGTPREAFDGIRAGVEADRSQFYWDLSEAFFGFNRPGATVSEGLRRSFWLWSMQVGLKAAYDCVEQFSEQDFTEDLGRIDVPTLIAHGDDDQIVPIAAAAHKSAQLVKDATLKVYPGAPHGLVGEFEKAFNADLVDFIRS comes from the coding sequence GTGGGAACCTTCACCACCAGCGACGGCACCGAGATCTTCTACAAGGACTGGGGCACCGGACAGCCGGTCGTCTTCAGTCACGGCTGGCCCCTCAACGCGGACGCCTGGGACGGACAGGCCCGGCTGGTCGCCGACAACGGCTTCCGTGCCGTCGCCCACGACCGTCGCGGCCACGGCCGCTCCGGGCAGCCGTGGCAGGGCAACCACATGGACCAGTACGCGGACGACCTGGCCGAGCTCCTCGACGGACTCGAACTCACCGACGTGGTCCTGGTCGGCCACTCGACCGGCGGTGGCGAGGTGACCCGCTACATCGGGCGCCACGGCACCGCGCGGGTCGCCAAGGTCGTACTGCTGGGAGCGGTCCCACCACTGATGCTCAAGACGGACGCCAACCCCGAGGGCACCCCGCGGGAGGCCTTCGACGGCATCCGGGCCGGTGTCGAGGCCGACCGCTCGCAGTTCTACTGGGATCTCAGCGAGGCGTTCTTCGGCTTCAACCGGCCCGGTGCCACGGTCTCGGAAGGACTGCGCCGCTCGTTCTGGCTGTGGAGCATGCAGGTCGGGCTGAAGGCCGCGTACGACTGCGTCGAGCAGTTCTCCGAACAGGACTTCACCGAGGACCTGGGGCGCATCGACGTGCCCACGCTGATCGCACACGGCGACGACGACCAGATCGTGCCCATCGCGGCGGCCGCCCACAAGTCGGCGCAGCTCGTCAAGGACGCCACGCTCAAGGTGTACCCGGGCGCTCCGCACGGCCTGGTCGGTGAGTTCGAGAAGGCCTTCAACGCGGACCTGGTCGACTTCATCAGGAGCTGA
- a CDS encoding ATP-binding protein — translation MVASVRNGRTGNLPAESNAFIGRRSELAEISALLGTARLVSLTGPGGVGKSRLALRAAHTARAAFPGGVWLVELSDLKNPALLTNAVAEATRLTEQTLRPLLEAVYEHLDDRPLLLVLDTCDHVLDECARVVQELLAHVPELRVLATSRQPLGVPGEHLLSVTPLPLGERDDAVALFAARAAAAVPSFALTDANRANVAAVCARLDGIPLALELAAVRLRGFALDRLLAGLDSRFDLLVSPARPRLARHQTLRTAIGWSHELCTPLERLLWARLSVFAGGWDVEAAEFVCHGGPLDAEEILALLASLTEKSIVTREGDGVAGRYRMLDTVRTFGAEWLEGLGEQNTVRGRHRDYFRWIARQGQAEWLGPGQRMWAERLSVEHANLRVALEECLTAPEPETALELAGTLWYFWFACGFAEEGRGHLERALRRAHDGGPEHTLATWAHRLVTVVPDDLDAAESVSAAYVWLAEERQLPVPALPLTGASLAVRGESARSALLYGSSTQGPGVGGGAEFFQLLTLALQAYLLAGQGAFERCAAVAERLRADCAKRGELWMRAWGDFFVALAGIGLGRPDDALISAREALAAKWRVHDRLGAAAVADLLVAAEASRGEPERAARLLGVGTRLWHAAGLPQLGDAGTTVFRREYARHLRKALGDSAFAEAVREGRELSPEAAIRLALDGVLDEPDL, via the coding sequence ATGGTGGCCTCGGTGCGCAACGGCAGGACCGGCAATCTCCCCGCCGAGTCCAACGCCTTCATCGGCCGCAGATCCGAACTGGCCGAAATCTCCGCCCTGTTGGGGACCGCGCGGCTCGTCAGCCTCACCGGCCCCGGCGGGGTCGGCAAGTCACGGCTGGCGCTGCGGGCCGCACATACCGCGAGGGCCGCCTTCCCCGGCGGGGTGTGGCTGGTGGAACTGTCCGACCTCAAGAACCCCGCCCTCCTCACGAACGCCGTGGCCGAGGCGACCCGGTTGACCGAGCAGACTCTGCGCCCGCTCCTCGAGGCTGTCTACGAGCATCTCGACGACAGGCCACTGCTGCTCGTCCTGGACACCTGCGATCACGTACTGGACGAGTGCGCGCGTGTCGTCCAGGAACTCCTCGCGCATGTACCGGAGTTACGGGTTCTGGCCACCAGCCGGCAGCCACTGGGGGTGCCCGGCGAGCATCTGCTGTCCGTGACGCCGCTGCCGCTCGGCGAGCGCGACGACGCGGTGGCGCTGTTCGCGGCCCGCGCCGCGGCCGCCGTGCCGTCGTTCGCGCTGACCGACGCCAACCGGGCGAACGTGGCGGCGGTCTGTGCCCGCCTCGACGGGATCCCGCTGGCCCTGGAACTGGCCGCGGTGCGACTGCGCGGCTTCGCCCTCGACCGGCTCCTGGCGGGCCTCGACTCCCGGTTCGACCTGCTCGTCTCCCCCGCCCGGCCGCGGCTCGCCCGGCACCAGACGCTGCGTACGGCGATCGGCTGGAGCCACGAGCTGTGCACTCCGCTGGAGCGGCTGCTGTGGGCCCGCCTCTCCGTGTTCGCGGGCGGCTGGGACGTGGAGGCGGCCGAATTCGTCTGCCACGGCGGCCCGTTGGACGCCGAGGAGATCCTGGCGCTGCTCGCGTCGCTCACCGAGAAGTCGATCGTGACGCGCGAGGGCGACGGTGTGGCCGGTCGCTACCGCATGCTCGACACGGTCCGCACCTTCGGCGCCGAGTGGCTCGAAGGCCTCGGCGAGCAGAACACCGTACGCGGCCGTCACCGCGACTACTTCCGCTGGATCGCGCGCCAGGGCCAGGCCGAGTGGCTCGGCCCGGGCCAGCGGATGTGGGCCGAGCGGCTGAGTGTGGAGCACGCCAACCTGCGGGTCGCGCTGGAGGAGTGCCTGACGGCGCCGGAGCCCGAGACGGCACTCGAACTCGCGGGCACACTCTGGTACTTCTGGTTCGCCTGCGGCTTCGCCGAGGAGGGACGCGGCCATCTGGAGCGCGCGCTGCGCCGGGCGCACGACGGCGGCCCCGAGCACACCCTGGCGACCTGGGCACACCGCCTGGTCACCGTGGTGCCGGACGACCTGGACGCCGCCGAGTCGGTGAGCGCGGCGTACGTGTGGCTCGCCGAAGAGCGTCAACTGCCCGTTCCCGCACTGCCGTTGACCGGGGCGAGTCTCGCGGTGCGCGGCGAGTCGGCACGGTCCGCGCTGCTGTACGGCAGCAGCACCCAGGGGCCTGGCGTCGGCGGCGGAGCGGAGTTCTTCCAGCTCCTCACGCTGGCGCTGCAGGCGTATCTCCTGGCAGGCCAGGGCGCGTTCGAGCGCTGCGCGGCAGTGGCCGAACGGCTGCGCGCCGACTGCGCGAAGCGCGGTGAACTGTGGATGCGGGCCTGGGGCGACTTCTTCGTCGCCCTCGCCGGGATCGGGCTCGGACGGCCGGACGACGCGCTGATCTCCGCCCGCGAGGCCCTGGCCGCCAAGTGGCGCGTCCACGACCGGCTCGGCGCCGCGGCCGTGGCCGACCTCCTGGTCGCCGCGGAGGCCTCCCGCGGCGAGCCCGAACGCGCCGCCCGCCTCCTGGGCGTGGGCACGCGCCTCTGGCACGCGGCCGGACTCCCCCAGCTCGGCGACGCCGGAACGACCGTCTTCCGCCGGGAGTACGCACGCCACCTCCGCAAGGCCCTCGGCGACAGCGCCTTCGCCGAAGCGGTGCGCGAGGGACGGGAGTTGAGCCCGGAGGCCGCGATCCGGCTCGCACTGGACGGCGTACTCGACGAACCGGACCTCTGA
- a CDS encoding MEDS domain-containing protein, with product MDTVPAPRAVGEMRAGDHLLLGYEADDERETVVAAFLLDGLASGHRGLVLGPADLPADLALTFLESRGCAVDDELAAGRLTVDPHLATPDGLWDLDEVIRRETRRAVGDGYLGLRVSMEVMRGQAGKGLKTLHDSELLLEPVFASLPVLGICQYDRRVFDEGELAPLDGLHNGRVAADLVWHDELLSITRTFAPPGLALAGEVDDTNVTALARALHAETARARARPVNGLRTRLDMRGLRFIDVGALRLLVFAGGALSTSGGTLVLYGVAPHIQRLMRVTGWDRVPGLLVEQAHL from the coding sequence ATGGACACCGTGCCCGCACCCAGAGCAGTCGGAGAGATGCGTGCCGGGGACCATCTGCTCCTGGGCTACGAAGCGGACGACGAGCGCGAGACCGTTGTTGCCGCGTTCCTCCTGGACGGGCTGGCCAGCGGCCACCGGGGGCTGGTGCTGGGCCCGGCCGATCTGCCTGCCGACCTCGCCCTCACGTTCCTGGAGTCCCGCGGCTGCGCCGTCGACGACGAACTCGCCGCCGGGCGGCTGACCGTGGACCCGCACCTCGCGACCCCCGACGGGCTGTGGGATCTCGACGAGGTGATCCGCCGCGAGACGCGCCGCGCGGTCGGTGACGGCTATCTCGGCCTGCGCGTCAGCATGGAGGTCATGCGCGGCCAGGCGGGCAAGGGCCTCAAGACGCTGCACGACAGCGAACTCCTCCTCGAACCCGTCTTCGCGTCCCTGCCGGTGCTCGGCATCTGCCAGTACGACCGCCGTGTCTTCGACGAGGGCGAGCTGGCCCCTCTCGACGGACTGCACAACGGCCGGGTCGCCGCCGACCTCGTCTGGCACGACGAACTGCTGTCCATCACCCGCACCTTCGCCCCGCCCGGTCTCGCGCTCGCCGGAGAGGTCGACGACACGAACGTGACCGCCCTGGCCCGCGCTCTGCACGCCGAGACGGCCCGTGCCCGCGCCCGCCCGGTGAACGGGCTGCGCACTCGCCTCGACATGCGCGGCCTGCGCTTCATCGATGTCGGTGCGCTGCGCCTGCTGGTCTTCGCGGGCGGCGCCCTGTCCACGTCCGGCGGCACCCTCGTCCTGTACGGCGTCGCCCCGCACATCCAGCGGCTGATGCGGGTCACCGGCTGGGACCGCGTACCCGGACTGCTCGTCGAGCAAGCGCACTTGTAA
- a CDS encoding sensor histidine kinase, whose amino-acid sequence MSRTGFVHQALCYGSDDEFLEGTLTFARDGLADGDTVLAVVASHNITLLDEALGDRSDEVEFVDADDWYGSPSPTLGRYNAYCAAHDTDGTGRPRRVRVIGEPVWSARSAFEVREWMRYESLLNTAFAGTGHWILCPYDTRDLPAAIVRSAVRTHPELALGPRESAYCSRYVDPVDFSAECDTARLPALPAGSEDVPFARGRSAHVRRALSAYARGLGVPEQLTHDMVTAVHEAVVNSMRHGGGQGVLRLRSDSAYVICEISDTGTPTAPPPPQFPGHLPPDPRAASGHGMWVVRQLSDLTTQTLDPAGSVVRLYFRRSAVL is encoded by the coding sequence GTGAGTCGTACGGGATTCGTCCACCAGGCGCTTTGTTACGGCTCGGACGACGAGTTCCTCGAAGGAACGCTCACCTTCGCCCGCGACGGCCTGGCGGACGGAGACACCGTCCTCGCCGTCGTCGCGTCCCACAACATCACCCTCCTCGACGAGGCGCTCGGCGATCGCTCCGACGAGGTCGAGTTCGTCGACGCGGACGACTGGTACGGCAGTCCGTCCCCCACCCTGGGCCGCTACAACGCCTACTGTGCCGCCCACGACACGGACGGGACCGGCCGCCCGCGCAGGGTCCGGGTCATCGGCGAGCCCGTCTGGTCGGCCCGTTCGGCCTTCGAGGTCCGCGAGTGGATGCGCTACGAGTCCCTGCTCAACACCGCCTTCGCGGGCACCGGGCACTGGATCCTCTGCCCGTACGACACCCGCGACCTCCCTGCCGCTATCGTCCGCTCGGCGGTCCGCACCCATCCCGAACTCGCCCTCGGGCCAAGGGAGTCGGCGTACTGCAGCCGCTACGTCGACCCGGTCGACTTCTCCGCCGAGTGCGACACGGCACGGCTCCCGGCGCTCCCCGCGGGAAGTGAGGACGTTCCCTTCGCGCGCGGCCGGTCGGCGCACGTGCGGCGCGCACTCTCCGCGTACGCCCGTGGTCTGGGGGTGCCCGAGCAGCTGACGCACGACATGGTGACCGCGGTGCACGAGGCGGTCGTCAACTCCATGCGCCACGGCGGTGGTCAGGGCGTTCTGCGGCTGCGCAGCGACTCCGCCTACGTGATCTGCGAGATCTCCGACACCGGCACGCCGACCGCGCCACCGCCCCCGCAGTTCCCGGGACATCTGCCACCCGACCCGCGCGCCGCGAGCGGCCACGGGATGTGGGTGGTGAGGCAGTTGAGCGACCTGACCACTCAGACGCTTGATCCCGCGGGCTCCGTCGTACGCCTGTACTTCAGGAGGAGCGCCGTCCTGTGA
- a CDS encoding TetR/AcrR family transcriptional regulator, whose product MMSEGLRERSKARRREAILRAAYKLFADRGFEATTIADIAAAAEVSPRTVTLYFPSKLELALSDFDAFSVRLGSALRRREEGWTILDALEHWLREEIASRGELDDLADDMLELNPQLRAVAGARLAEVIQDGARILAEEQGTDPDDFGPRMAAAAAAAVVAEVCHRPQETDIKAAMAFLRAGLATLPAAPRP is encoded by the coding sequence ATGATGAGTGAGGGTCTACGGGAACGCAGCAAGGCGCGGCGCAGGGAGGCGATCCTCCGGGCCGCCTACAAGCTGTTCGCCGACCGCGGGTTCGAGGCCACGACGATCGCCGACATCGCCGCGGCGGCGGAGGTGTCGCCCCGTACGGTCACGCTGTATTTCCCGTCCAAGCTGGAGCTGGCGCTGTCGGATTTCGACGCCTTCTCGGTCCGGCTCGGCAGCGCGCTGCGCAGGCGGGAGGAGGGCTGGACGATCCTGGACGCGCTGGAGCACTGGCTGCGCGAAGAGATCGCGAGCAGGGGCGAGCTGGACGATCTCGCCGACGACATGCTCGAACTCAATCCGCAGCTGCGCGCGGTCGCCGGGGCCCGTCTGGCGGAGGTCATCCAGGACGGCGCCCGAATCCTCGCCGAGGAACAGGGCACCGATCCCGACGACTTCGGCCCGCGCATGGCGGCGGCAGCGGCGGCAGCGGTGGTCGCCGAGGTGTGCCACCGGCCCCAGGAGACCGACATCAAGGCGGCGATGGCCTTCCTGCGCGCCGGCCTCGCGACACTGCCGGCGGCCCCACGACCCTGA